AGCAAAGTTCAGCTTCCACGGCGACTACTATGTTGTGGAAGCGAATGAGCTTGCCGGCGCCGACATTTATTTCGATACGATTACGTCCGGAGGAACGATCAACAGCATGCTGGCTGCCGTTAAAGCGCGCGGCCGCACGTATTTGCGGGGGGCGGCGCGTGACCCGGAAGTCGTCGATACCGCTAATTTTTTGAACCAGATGGGAGCGAAAATTTCCGGTGCGGGAACGGAAACGATCCGCATCGACGGCGTGCCTTATTTGCGAGGGGCGCGGTATCAGGTCATACCGGACCGGCTGATCGCCGGAGCGTTCCTTATGGCTCCTGGCATAGCCGGAGGACGTGTGACGGTTCTGGACGTCATTCCCGAGCATCTCGCTTCGTGCATCGCGAAGCTGAAGGAAATCGGCCTGCATATTGAATCGGGGGAAATGAGCATTACGGCCTACGGCCAAGGGAAGCTGCGGGCGACGCGGGTCAGAACCGGGATGTATCCGGGATTTGCCACCGATCTGCAGCAGCCCGTTACCTCTTTGCTGACGCAAGCTCCCGGGAAAAGCATCGTCACCGACAAGGTGTTTCCGAAGCGGTTCAATCATGTTCATCAACTGGTCAAAATGGGGGCTGACATCGAGCTGCGAAAGGAAAGCGCGTTTATTAAGGGAGGCCGCCCACTGCAAGGTACGCGGGTGCATGCGACCGATGTGCGCGCGGGAACATCGCTCATTCTCGCCGGCATGGCGGCGGAAGGAATCACGACGATTACAGGTGTGGAGCATATCGAAAGAGGTTATGATAATGCGATCGGGCTGTTCCGGGCGATCGGCGTTCCCATCTCCTTGCATCGGGAGCTTCAGGATACGGCGGCCTCGTGGCTGAACGAACAATACATGTAAGGTGATGATATGCGAATTGCTTTTTTGGACTCCGGCCTTGGCGGTTTGACAGTGCTGAAGGAAGCGATGGACCGGCTGCCTCACGAGAGGTTCGTTTATTTCGCGGATACGCTGCATG
The window above is part of the Paenibacillus hamazuiensis genome. Proteins encoded here:
- the murA gene encoding UDP-N-acetylglucosamine 1-carboxyvinyltransferase; the encoded protein is MNAAYIQVEQTGPLDGSVRIPGSKNSSLALLAATCLADSAIVLEGIPDIYDFRVIQQIGKDIGLSMRREPSGDIFIDPRYIHSSTIDPGKASSYRASYYFVGALLAKFGKVTVGFPGGDDFVSRPIDQHVKALSALGAKFSFHGDYYVVEANELAGADIYFDTITSGGTINSMLAAVKARGRTYLRGAARDPEVVDTANFLNQMGAKISGAGTETIRIDGVPYLRGARYQVIPDRLIAGAFLMAPGIAGGRVTVLDVIPEHLASCIAKLKEIGLHIESGEMSITAYGQGKLRATRVRTGMYPGFATDLQQPVTSLLTQAPGKSIVTDKVFPKRFNHVHQLVKMGADIELRKESAFIKGGRPLQGTRVHATDVRAGTSLILAGMAAEGITTITGVEHIERGYDNAIGLFRAIGVPISLHRELQDTAASWLNEQYM